From the genome of Candidatus Nitrosocosmicus oleophilus, one region includes:
- a CDS encoding class I SAM-dependent methyltransferase produces the protein MSYIPNEYWTQRGKDYKKNFKYDDKFELQEQILIEYLKKYSFDSVLEVGCGFGRITKLLLNNFPGIKEYFAFDLSAHQVENAKLNINGVKNNEIVQFAVSDIQSLQITKKYDLVIASEVLMHVLPSEIEQIIQKLVGFSTKYVCNIDWFEEKIPKKAESFNFIHQYERIYNDLPSIKRVDRIPILKKKGFLSKVDVKQSIFFSELGD, from the coding sequence ATGTCATATATTCCGAATGAATACTGGACACAGCGGGGAAAAGACTATAAGAAGAATTTCAAATATGACGATAAATTTGAATTACAGGAGCAAATTTTGATCGAGTACTTGAAAAAATATTCATTTGATTCTGTATTGGAAGTTGGGTGCGGGTTTGGTAGGATAACAAAATTATTACTTAACAATTTTCCAGGAATCAAAGAATACTTTGCATTCGATCTCTCTGCACATCAAGTTGAAAACGCCAAATTAAACATCAATGGGGTGAAAAATAATGAGATTGTCCAATTCGCGGTATCGGATATACAATCACTTCAAATAACCAAGAAATATGATTTGGTAATTGCTTCAGAAGTACTAATGCATGTTCTCCCTTCTGAAATCGAGCAGATTATTCAAAAGTTAGTAGGTTTTTCAACAAAGTATGTTTGTAATATAGATTGGTTCGAAGAAAAAATTCCTAAAAAGGCCGAATCGTTTAATTTTATACATCAATATGAAAGGATTTATAATGATTTACCCTCGATCAAAAGAGTAGATCGCATTCCAATACTCAAAAAGAAGGGGTTCTTGTCCAAGGTTGATGTAAAGCAGTCTATCTTTTTCTCAGAATTAGGGGATTGA
- a CDS encoding glycosyltransferase, giving the protein MKIAHINNISGIASILSAFQKKQGHQVDVFIFNKLILNQFGGTMINYNSPLARWRLFRKLQSEYDIWHYHYPYGSLKRSLEGRNKGKTYLKHYHGDDIRGKKDTDFCLVSTPDLLDYAPNGKWLPNPIDFDELNKNINLNNVQPTTSSKRKKRIAHYPYYRIHSSKTSENYSTGLNELRKENRYEIVEILNFSHTQTLQMIQSSDIVIGKIMSNVGWFGKFELEGMALRKPVLAYVSDHLYEKYRPPIYRTTRETLKEDVIRLMEDDDEINRLSNEGYEYVRKNHAIENAITNVNKYYLE; this is encoded by the coding sequence ATGAAAATAGCCCACATAAATAATATTTCAGGAATAGCCTCAATATTATCTGCATTCCAAAAAAAACAAGGTCATCAAGTAGATGTATTTATTTTTAACAAGCTAATTTTAAATCAATTCGGTGGTACTATGATAAATTACAATTCCCCGTTAGCTAGATGGAGGCTATTTAGAAAATTACAAAGTGAATATGACATTTGGCATTATCATTATCCCTATGGTTCTCTGAAGAGAAGTTTGGAAGGGAGAAATAAAGGTAAAACGTATCTGAAGCACTACCATGGAGATGATATTCGGGGAAAGAAGGATACGGATTTTTGCCTAGTTTCTACCCCTGATCTATTAGATTACGCACCAAATGGAAAATGGTTACCAAACCCAATTGATTTCGACGAATTAAACAAGAACATTAACTTAAACAATGTACAGCCTACTACAAGCAGTAAACGGAAAAAACGCATTGCACATTATCCTTATTACAGAATTCATTCCTCAAAAACCTCTGAGAATTATTCTACGGGTTTAAATGAACTAAGAAAGGAGAATAGATATGAAATAGTCGAAATACTAAATTTTTCGCATACCCAAACTTTACAAATGATCCAAAGCTCAGATATCGTAATTGGAAAAATAATGTCCAATGTAGGTTGGTTTGGAAAATTTGAACTTGAAGGTATGGCTTTAAGGAAACCTGTACTTGCCTATGTATCGGATCATTTGTATGAAAAGTACAGGCCCCCAATTTACAGGACCACCAGAGAGACTTTGAAAGAGGATGTGATAAGGTTGATGGAAGATGATGATGAGATCAATAGATTAAGCAATGAGGGATACGAATATGTTAGAAAAAATCATGCCATAGAAAATGCCATAACTAATGTGAATAAATATTATTTAGAATAA
- a CDS encoding asparagine synthase C-terminal domain-containing protein gives MSLVLNDINIVNFLTLRYDPTFTNLHAPLKSDYFVEKEIGNLDSEIENIVRVDLESKLSQKKVSKVSLALSGGIDSRFTIAMIRKHFPEIYIDSICVGFGDDDDEISEARKVAQQYDSDFHELIVDNALRDLPKLISITGMPKWNLYQFYFLDQATKYSRVFFSGDGGDEIFGGYIFRYKKFLQEVEKIKNPSWLDKSKIYLSCHNRDWVPNQEDIFNKNVGFSWFQIYENFRPYFDNHLYPLNQLFLADFNGKLLHDWIPTNDNFGKHFGLEINSLFLNPRMITLAASLPWHVKYDYSQNIGKLPLLSLLNKGSGSSKFEGFKKGFSLNLLNLWKNYGREIVLLYLNENSDSVKNNIINLKWIEDSIRLVDSTNHSDMKIRYVSKLLSILSFEIWYRLFVSSTLKANIRL, from the coding sequence ATGTCCCTGGTTCTTAATGATATTAATATAGTGAATTTCTTAACCCTAAGGTATGATCCTACATTTACTAATTTACACGCTCCTCTGAAAAGTGACTATTTTGTCGAAAAAGAAATCGGAAACCTTGATTCGGAAATAGAGAATATTGTACGGGTGGACCTCGAATCAAAATTGTCGCAAAAAAAGGTCTCAAAGGTTTCCCTAGCCTTAAGCGGTGGAATAGATTCAAGATTTACAATTGCGATGATCAGGAAACATTTCCCTGAAATATACATTGATTCTATATGCGTTGGGTTTGGGGACGACGACGACGAGATTTCAGAAGCAAGAAAGGTTGCTCAACAATATGATTCTGATTTCCACGAACTAATTGTCGATAATGCATTGAGGGATCTTCCAAAGTTGATATCCATAACAGGAATGCCTAAATGGAATTTGTATCAATTCTATTTTTTAGATCAAGCTACTAAATACTCGAGAGTATTTTTTTCCGGAGATGGCGGTGATGAAATATTTGGGGGTTATATTTTCCGTTATAAAAAATTTTTACAAGAAGTAGAAAAAATCAAAAACCCTTCATGGTTAGATAAATCCAAAATCTATCTATCATGCCACAACCGTGATTGGGTTCCAAACCAAGAAGACATATTTAATAAGAACGTAGGGTTTTCATGGTTTCAAATCTATGAAAATTTTAGACCTTATTTTGACAACCACCTCTACCCTTTAAATCAACTATTCCTTGCGGATTTCAATGGAAAATTGTTACATGATTGGATCCCAACAAATGATAATTTTGGAAAACATTTCGGCCTGGAAATTAATTCTCTATTCTTAAATCCTAGGATGATAACCTTGGCTGCAAGCCTGCCATGGCATGTTAAATATGATTATTCTCAAAATATAGGAAAACTTCCGTTATTATCTTTATTAAATAAGGGTTCTGGTTCAAGTAAATTTGAAGGATTCAAAAAAGGGTTTTCATTGAATCTATTGAATTTGTGGAAAAATTATGGCAGAGAAATCGTATTATTATATCTTAATGAAAATTCTGATTCGGTCAAGAATAACATCATTAATCTCAAATGGATAGAAGATTCAATAAGACTAGTTGATAGTACAAATCATTCTGATATGAAAATTCGGTATGTAAGCAAATTATTATCCATATTATCTTTTGAGATTTGGTATCGACTATTTGTATCATCTACATTAAAAGCAAACATACGATTATGA
- a CDS encoding NAD(P)/FAD-dependent oxidoreductase, translating into MKIAVIGAGVAGSYLGGMLHKIGHEITIFESNKKEMHWPVCAWGASRHMLEYFSKKAGLDFDNYVFHVGKRLRMGLPNQKEEFLDLDGLVTYNKKQWESDLLAGITVEYGVNCDKKTFPSDKYDYILDCTGFHRKFLPKPQEDFVIPAYEYLVENIQDIDEFQVVGYKGARGYFWYFPLSKGSGFMGAGDIDRKYHGVKEFLETHPDARIIKKIGRPIRLSPPKLMEPFYDGKIIGVGESIGTVFPMLGEGIIPSLLSCEIFLQVMEENKNNKVKFDHKRYREKILKKFNYYYDVYRIVRLKMDGKLSTVKHFNLLLSMYKNMKKDEKRFGFEVDFEKMRRLVNAL; encoded by the coding sequence TTGAAGATAGCTGTGATTGGAGCCGGCGTAGCCGGAAGTTATCTGGGCGGAATGTTACATAAAATTGGCCACGAAATAACTATCTTTGAATCAAATAAGAAAGAAATGCACTGGCCGGTATGTGCATGGGGAGCGTCAAGGCATATGTTAGAGTATTTTTCTAAAAAGGCAGGGCTCGATTTTGATAATTATGTTTTTCATGTAGGGAAAAGACTAAGAATGGGATTACCAAATCAAAAGGAGGAGTTTCTCGATTTAGATGGCTTGGTTACCTACAATAAGAAACAATGGGAGAGCGATTTGCTCGCGGGTATCACAGTAGAATATGGAGTTAATTGTGATAAAAAGACATTTCCAAGTGATAAATATGATTATATTTTAGATTGTACAGGTTTCCATAGGAAATTTCTGCCTAAACCTCAAGAAGATTTTGTGATTCCCGCGTATGAGTATCTGGTTGAGAACATTCAAGATATCGATGAATTCCAAGTTGTAGGATATAAGGGTGCGAGGGGGTACTTTTGGTACTTCCCTTTAAGTAAGGGCTCTGGTTTTATGGGGGCAGGTGATATTGACAGGAAATATCACGGGGTAAAAGAATTCTTAGAAACTCACCCGGATGCGCGAATCATCAAAAAAATAGGCAGACCCATACGACTTTCACCGCCTAAACTGATGGAACCTTTTTACGACGGAAAGATTATAGGAGTAGGAGAATCTATAGGCACGGTCTTCCCGATGCTGGGTGAAGGCATCATCCCATCATTGTTAAGTTGTGAAATATTTTTGCAGGTTATGGAGGAAAACAAAAACAATAAGGTGAAGTTTGACCATAAACGATACAGAGAAAAAATTCTAAAGAAGTTCAACTATTACTATGATGTTTACCGAATTGTAAGGCTCAAAATGGACGGGAAATTAAGTACTGTTAAGCATTTTAATTTGCTATTGAGTATGTACAAGAACATGAAGAAGGATGAAAAGAGGTTTGGGTTTGAAGTCGACTTTGAAAAAATGAGGAGATTGGTAAATGCCCTTTAA